The Oreochromis niloticus isolate F11D_XX unplaced genomic scaffold, O_niloticus_UMD_NMBU tig00008834_pilon, whole genome shotgun sequence genomic sequence CACAATGATTAAATGCTATTGAGGCAGCATAATAATACATTGGTGGTTTATTTACAAGATTAgacttttaaacaaataaacaaaatagaCTGCAATCCATCTCACAGTATAATACTGTACAAACTGCCAGCACAATATGACAGTTGGagaaaaatatttcatttgaaaacattTACAGACTAATCAGGAGTCAGGACTTAGGTACTACTATTACTCTACCCTGTTCTACTTATCACCAGAGCCAAGCAGCAGATACTGGACACTACTCTTCCTCTCCACCCCCTTCTGTGAGCCGTGACAGTGACaagacatttaattttttttaactgattgATTACCACCCACCCCCCTTACTCCAGTGGGACAACAGACTCGGAGAGATTTGATAAGGCACAACAAATTACCCCAATCTTGTCGATCAATGCATGTGTCTCACCTGGCTTTGTGGACATGTTCTCTATTGGCATAGCCCTGCTCTGCAGAATGTGATATTTCCTCCTGACTAAACCTATGACTCGCTCAACATGGATACGCAAATTGGCTATTTTCCTTGTCTCTGCCACTTCATAGGCTGACAGCTGTTTTCTCCCTTTAGTGAATGCCGGTGTCTGTAGTGAAGCACAGTAAAACCCCACATTATCGCCAATATTGAACCCACGATCTGCAAGGACAATATCTCCAGGTAACAAGTTCTTTAGGAGGCCACTCTCTATTGTGATCTGCTTATCGCTAACTCTCCCTCCCCAGGCAGAAGATATGTAAGTGACGTAGCCTTGGGGGGCAACACCAATCAAAAATTTTACAGTGTGATGGTGCTTGTAGTTGGACCAAGTTTGAGCTTGTGCAAGAAGATTAGATGGTCTCTCAATAAAGACTTCAAAGCAATCAACAATCACAGCCACTTTACATCCAAATGCCTGTCTGAAACTCAGTGGCATCGTAGCTTGAAGAACATGTCGCTCTGGCCACTCAATTAGGAACTCTAACCTTTTATGAAGTATGTCAATTACTTTATGCCAAACTCTAGAAGCAGTGGACAGAGAAATATTGAACCTGAAAGCTAAATCTTTCAGGGGCAGATTTAGTCTCAGCCTCAGCAAAACTAGTATGAATTGTTCAAATTTGGACAACAAAGACATAGGTCCCGAGGTGATATAGGGCTCGCACAGTTCAAAAATCTGAATTAAAACTAAGAAGTTGGGGAGCCCTGTGTAGAACTTTgtcttgtcttcatttttttcaaaagcCTCCTGGCTGAACTGTGTGTCCAGAGCCTTGCTCCGAAGAGCAACCAGCTCTACTGTGTTCTGTCTCAAAACATCCTCCATCTTCTCGATGTCATCCATCGTCAGCTCTGTCTGGCATCCAGCAGCCGCACAGCCTGCAATATAACAGTGGGGGAGCATAATCAGCATAATAGAGGCAACCTCaatttttactcattttcacTGTAGGAGTTTTTTAGTGGGCTATTAGAATCTGGTGTAATGTGTTTAATTCACTAtgttaatttaatgtaattattttttttaatcaacaaaaaaacatgttgcgtctaaacaaaaaatatatttatatgtttcTCACCACAGAAACCTTACATTACGGATATCTTTACTTATCTGTGAAAGGAGACTGTCTGGAATCTGGCAATATAAGAACCATAGCAGTGTACAAAAACCTGTGGTGTGTGCCTGACGGTAATAAGtgccactttttctttttttctgaataaaatggtatGGATTTACTCTGTGattaaaaaatcacaaacatgTAATATGTAACTTGGACCATAATCATTACAGATAATggcatctttttctctttgacatgattcttgtttgttttacatctcaGCACAATATCTTACCTGGATAAGTGAATGTCTCATTCACACTGAAGTCTTCTGGTTGTGGATTCTCAGCTGGAAGCTGCAGTTCGGGGTTCTCCACTGTCACTAGGCTCAAATCCGGGCTCTCAGCCGTCTGTTGCATATCCAAAATCGCCTCTGCACATCGATGTTGTTCTGCCTTAAGCTTCATTCTTTTCTCTCGTTTGAGAACTGATTCCGATCTGGGTTTTCGTTCGTAGCCGAGATTGACCGTCGGAGCCCAGTCCTCCGACTCTTCGTCATCCAAAGCACTTGGGCAGCCTATAGTCCCAATCAAGTCAATATTAGACTACTAACTTAAAAGCACTAAGTAAACGAGAATTTAACGACAACCTAATGCTAATAAGTTCGTTTGCAAACATAACATTACCTCTGACGAAGTGGTCGCTGCAGACACGGGCATTGGCAGACTCTGCTCCTCCCGACTGTAAACGtaaatttaaaatccattttttccTACGTTTTTCGGTtagaattttccatttttctcctcttcgtTGGGCTATTTTTGGTACCCTAAAATACCGTTTATCGGTTTCTCTGGTCGACCTACTGGAGCATCCGTAAACACAACAGGACATAGGCATTTTGCGtactgtctgtctgtgattTTGCGCTTATCTTTTTCACTTCCGACCGCCAGTCAAATTTCGCGCTTTACGTCGACGTCACGTCTACGTCAAATGAAACCTAGctattgacccttagaactgaagaagcttctcggatgagaggtgaaacgtcttcaagcaactcaaagaagtccagacgcttttctttccaagctccttagaccacaatgacctggatgactaagaaccttcacagacacatccctttaatgttaactagtaatgacttcatgaacttcttcacaaataaaatttttatcattagagaaaaaattaccaataatcatcccacagatgtaatattatctacagctacttttagtaccattgatgttaagttagactctttttctccaattgatctttctgagttaacttcaataattacttcctccaaaccatcaacgtgtcttttagaccccattcctacaaaactgctcaaagaagtcctgccattaattaattcttcaatcttaaatatgatcaacctatctctaataatcggctatgtaccacaggccttcaaggtggctgtagttaaacctttactcaaaaagcatctctagacccagctgtcttagctaattataggccaatctccaaccttcctttcatatcaaacatccttgaaagagtagttgtcaaacagctaacagatcatctgcagaggaatggcttatttgaagagtttcagtcaggtttcagagctcatcacagcacagaaacagctttagtgaaggttacaaatgatcttcttatggcatCTGACAGtagactcatctctgtgcttgtcctgctagaccttagtgctgcgttcgatactgtcgaccataatatcctattagagcgattcgAACATGCTGTAGATATTGCAGGTACTGCgttgcagtggtttgtatcatatctatctaatagactccaatttgttcatgtaaatggagagtcctcttcacacactaatgtcaattatggagttccacagggttcggtcctaggaccaattctgtttacattatacatgcttcccctaggcagtatcattagatgatatagcatacattttcactgctatgcagatgacacccagctctacctttccatgaagccaggtaacacacaccaattagttaaactgcaggaaggtcttaaagacataaagacctggatggccgctaactttctgcttcttaattcagataaaactgaggttattgtactcggccctgaaaatcttagaaatatggtatctaagcagattcttactctggatggcattaccttggcctccagtaaccttgaggaaccttggagtcatttttgatcaggatatgtccttcagcgcacatattaaacaaatatgtacgactgctttcttccatatgcgcaacatctctaaagttagaaatttTCTGTCTTAGAGTGATGCTTAAAAATTAGTTCATGCATTTTTTACTTCCAatctggactactgtaattcattattatcaggatgtcctaaaacttgctgaaaagcattcagttaatccaaaatgctgctgcaagagtcctgacagggactagaaagagagagcatatttctcctgttttggcttcctttctttggcttcctgttaaatccagcattgaattcaaaatcctgctccttacatacaaggtcttaaataatcaggccccatcttatcttaatgcccttgtagtaccatatcaccctattagagcacttcgctctcgctctgcaggcctacttgctgttcctagagtatttaaaagtagaatgggaggcagagccttcagttttcaggcccctcttctgtggaaccaacttccagtttggatttgggagacagacactatctctactttcaagattaggcttaaaactttcctttttgctaaagcatatagttagggctggaccaggtgaccctgaatcctcccttagttatgctgcaatagacgtaggctgccaggGATTCGCATGAtccattgagtttttcctttccagtcaactttctcactcactatgtgttaatagacctctctgcattgaatcatacctgttattaatctctgtctctcttccacagcatgtctttatcctgtcttccttctctcaccccaaccggtcgccgcagatggccgcccctccctgagcctggttctgccggaggtttcttcctgttaaaagggagtttttccttcccactgtcgccaaagtgcttgctcatagggggtcatatgattgttggggttttctctctatctactgtacaatataaagcgccttgaggcgacttttgttgtgatttggcgctatataaataaaattgaattgaattgaattgaatgccTTCTTCAACACTTGTAGCTTGGATTTTCTTCTAGTGACAGAAATTTGGCTAAATTTGGGTGAGTTGAGCCCGCTTTTTGAACTTGTCCCTGTAACTATCTCAACTCACCTCGGACTACCGCCCAGGGTGGAGGGTTagccactgtatataaaaaCTCTTTCAACTGTCAGCAGCTAACAGCTGATGTTTACGCCAGCTTTGAACTGCAGTTGTTTGAAATCCACCTGTCCACTCCGGTGCTGTGTGCGCTGGTGTACTGACCACCAAAATACAATACAGAATTTTATCCAACACTTTCTGAATTCTTGGCAGGAATTCTGCCAaggtttgacagtgttttaATTGTAAGGTGTTGAGGTttaaatttataatcttaaatgctttTTGGATTTGGATTTAATAAAGGGATTTTAAGATCCATGTTTGCTGCTTAAATACTTTGCTGACCAATGACTTCTTAAATCTTATAGACTCTTGTTCAGTCAGTTAAAGGCCCGACACACAAATGTGGACATACCTTGGATCTTCTATTCTCTAGTGGCCTGACTCTCTGTGACACTGAAATCTGCAACATCAATTTCTGATCTGCAAAACCTGGATCCAGCAGTTTTATCCAAACACAGATCAATTTCTAAATTGCCTTTTCTTTCTAAAGTCCTGGAGAAAGTTGTCCTTCTTCAGCTCCAGACCTTTCTAGATAAAAATGACACTGGTGAAgtatttcagtctggttttaaagcacaccacagcactgaaattGCTCTTTTAAACGTTTTTAATGACCTTTTATCTTTTACTGACCTGGGAGATTCTGCCATTTTAATACTATTAGACCTCAGTACTGCCTTTGATACCGTAGATCATAGGATTCTTACCTCTCGGATCTGTCAGTCCTCTGAAGGGTTTGTAAGATTGTTTGGAGGATGTTAAGGCATGGATGGCTTAAAACTTCTTAacttaaatgaacagaaaaaaaagaggtcaTTGTGTTTGGTCCCTGTGACCACTGTGACTGTGGGCCCTTGCAGCTCTATAAAAGAATTAATTGCGAGGAACCTAGGAGTGATTTTTGATAGTAATCTAACATTTGATAAACAGATTAATGCTGTAATCAAGACCAGCAAAAGTAAAGccattcatctgttttagaaactTTGAGAGAGCTATGCATGCCTTCATTTTATCTCGCCTTGACTTTTGTAATAGTATTTACTCAGGTGACTGCCATcagtcagctgactgcagctggtccaaaatgctgcagcacggGTACTAACTGGCACACGCAAGCAAGAACACATATGTCCCATTCTGGCATCCTTACTCTGGCTGAttctttttcttaacttttatcAAACATGAAGTCTAAACTACAAAAACACCAAACCTGGGACAGTGACATATTCAGTCTGTTAAAATGTCCAGCATGGACATATGAAGAATATGACACAGTTAAATGGAGCCCTGCTGATGCAGACGTTCTTCTGGTCTCACTTCGAGCACCTGGTgaagctaacatgctaacactaGCATCACTGGATATATCCCCACTCTTGTCACAGCAACATACAACTCTCATGGCTAGACTTTTCACTGTTTGGCTCCTGTTAGCTTGTGGAAATATAAAGTACCATATTCTTTTTATAATAAGCTCAATGTGCTTATAATGTGCAAATAAAGCCAGAAGCAGCTAGTACTGTTAGCATCAGCAACAAGCCCTGTCACATTTATACactgttagagcaatggctccAATTTACAGcctttaaaataattattaaaatgctGTCTGTAAATGCAGTGTcatcagtccagatgttaccacattactctatgATACTCAAATTAAACAGAACTGATAAGGGGAGATTAAAAGCAATGCtgtcagtccagtccttgtattACTGCCCTCTGCCAAGTTAATAAACACTGAATATGGTCTTATTGATTCTAAGTTCATTTGTTTTACttacacatgtgcacacattcATTCTAACCTGGAAATAGAAAACCATCAAGGAGCAATCTCTGGAGTTTTACTTTTACATGATGGTCGTCTTACATCTTATGTAATCTGGAGATTTATATCCAACAGCTGGAATTTATATGATTACATCCACAATTTGTTGAATCTTATCACTGAAGGCCCAGCATATTGCAGTGAATATAATTTAAGCATGTTAAATATCTACATAATCTAATTTCTTAGTGTTGAGAAAAGATGCATATTATCAGTGCTAAACcccatagcaagcaggtctggcccgaatctggtatcaagccggcactgctggctgacttctggcgagataagacgtatgtcatccagatatgggccaggcctggcatagatggcactgtatgtgatggcatgccacatctggctcgattgtggtttggttgatgtggcccaggctcatagaaaacaggccTGGCCtggatctggcatcaagctggcacttctgactgactggtgtcatggcagagtgtatgtGAACCAGATATGCGCCATGTCTGGCAATAACGCCACTGTTTATgcgatggcatgccatatctggcccgattatggtttggtttatgttgCCCAGGCCCATAGAAAACAGTCCTGGCCGGGATCCGGCATCAAGCCGtgacttctgactgactggtgtcatggcagagtgtatgtcaaccagatgcgggccaggtctggcaatgaggcactatttatgttcctattttcctatttgagttagaagacccaaatgccatgttgcaatactatactgctatggtaccCAACGTTTGAAATGCAGGTTCAGCAGGGTTGTGAGtctacactttatccaaaacctagtgagggtttactcatctTTGCCAGCGGGtgtctgtagctcaggtggtagagcaggtcacctattgattggaaggttagtggtttgatccatggcttctccagtctgcatgtcgtgagtgtgaatgtgtatgaatgtagttaggaatcACTCAGTTAAGACAAAGTATGTggttgggtgaatgtggcatgttgtatagagcactttgagtactctgggagagtTGAAAaatgctatataagaatcagaccATTCACTGTCCGAACAgggttttgtcatgttacttttgcaccatgatgcacatgttgttattgcaTGGTTTAAtcaaggtacacattaggctgagaTCTGGGggcagagctgaaactgttctgggccagcacagggccagcagtgtgtctgcaactggcccgtgGCGGCATACCACTTACAGATGGCCCACATAccacaaagaatgacggccctttggtggcccagaccaggtttgccagaggtaatccacacatgggccagcaaaggaccaccagtgtgtctgcaactggccttgtgatggcccatgtgtgggccacctttggcaaaccagatctgggccaccaaagggccgtcattctttgtggtatgtgggccatctgtaagcacattgtgtgggccaggtccggaccataccaattttgctatgtgggacaCTTCACCACAGTATTGGAAATTTTCTATTTGATAGTTAACATTTTGATAAAGATGAACTCTTTAATACATTTGGTGCAGATTTTTGAATCAGGGGATCAGATTGGACATTTCATtgcaaatgtaaaagaaaaagtgaagaaaTATCACTACCAAtaatttacattaaaacatttcCATCAAGTTATTGTTTATGCAGGGACATAAATCAGGTTTTAAATGATCAATCAGTCATCAATCaatcctgacctgagagtttccattTTACAGTGTGGACTCTTTACTCCAACagacagatgcttcactcctgaatcctgcaggtcagagttactcaggtccagcaccCTCAGACTAGAGACCTGGCAGCTGAGGACTGAGAACAGAGCTTCATAGCCTCTCTCTGACAACTTACAGTGACTGAATCTGAAAAATGAAAGATAGAcattaaataaacactgtttgtTATGTGAGGATGAGGCAAGCAGGCAGGaggtggacccaaatgcagaactCAA encodes the following:
- the LOC109201557 gene encoding uncharacterized protein LOC109201557 isoform X1 encodes the protein MPMSCCVYGCSSRSTRETDKRYFRVPKIAQRRGEKWKILTEKRRKKWILNLRLQSGGAESANARVCSDHFVRGCPSALDDEESEDWAPTVNLGYERKPRSESVLKREKRMKLKAEQHRCAEAILDMQQTAESPDLSLVTVENPELQLPAENPQPEDFSVNETFTYPGCAAAGCQTELTMDDIEKMEDVLRQNTVELVALRSKALDTQFSQEAFEKNEDKTKFYTGLPNFLVLIQIFELCEPYITSGPMSLLSKFEQFILVLLRLRLNLPLKDLAFRFNISLSTASRVWHKVIDILHKRLEFLIEWPERHVLQATMPLSFRQAFGCKVAVIVDCFEVFIERPSNLLAQAQTWSNYKHHHTVKFLIGVAPQGYVTYISSAWGGRVSDKQITIESGLLKNLLPGDIVLADRGFNIGDNVGFYCASLQTPAFTKGRKQLSAYEVAETRKIANLRIHVERVIGLVRRKYHILQSRAMPIENMSTKPGETHALIDKIGVICCALSNLSESVVPLE
- the LOC109201557 gene encoding uncharacterized protein LOC109201557 isoform X2, whose product is MPMSCCVYGCSSRSTRETDKRYFRVPKIAQRRGEKWKILTEKRRKKWILNLRLQSGGAESANARVCSDHFVRGCPSALDDEESEDWAPTVNLGYERKPRSESVLKREKRMKLKAEQHRCAEAILDMQQTAESPDLSLVTVENPELQLPAENPQPEDFSVNETFTYPVSSMFTSALHSKIALPPHVIRTT